Proteins found in one Seonamhaeicola sp. S2-3 genomic segment:
- a CDS encoding type B 50S ribosomal protein L31, which produces MKKGIHPENYRIVAFKDMSNDDVFLTKSTADTNETIEVDGVEYPLVKMEISRTSHPYYTGKSKLVDTAGRIDKFKNKYAKFKK; this is translated from the coding sequence ATGAAAAAAGGTATACATCCAGAAAATTATAGAATAGTAGCGTTTAAAGATATGTCTAACGATGATGTGTTTTTAACAAAGTCTACCGCAGATACAAATGAGACTATTGAAGTTGATGGTGTTGAGTATCCACTTGTAAAAATGGAGATTTCAAGAACATCGCACCCATACTATACTGGTAAATCTAAATTAGTTGATACGGCAGGACGTATTGATAAGTTTAAAAACAAATACGCTAAGTTTAAAAAGTAA
- a CDS encoding phospho-sugar mutase yields the protein MIHIEPKILDRINTWLTPTFDEDTQQIIKESIANNPKDIQESFYKDLEFGTGGMRGIMGVGTNRINKYTLGKSTQGLSNYLKESFPGEKLKTVIAYDCRHNSKTLAKVVADVFSANGIEVYLFEDLRPTPELSFAVRHLNCHCGIVLTASHNPPEYNGYKVYWQDGGQLVPPHDAAVIDTINKLDYADIKFKANDSLINYVSDTIDNVFIEASVKNGSLGLSQEAKDNLTIVFTSLHGTSITAVPETLKRAGYKNVHIVKEQEVPNGDFPTVASPNPEEPAALKMALELADIVNADIVIGTDPDCDRLGVAVRNRKNELVLLNGNQTMVMMTDILLKLWKNEGKITGKEFIASTIVSTPMLSKMAKAYGVESKIVLTGFKWIAKLIKDYPELNFIGGGEESFGFMVGDFVRDKDAVTSTLLAIEIAANAKANGSSVYEELIKLYVEHGFYKEKLVSLTKKGIEGAQEIKQMMIDARKNPLTQVNGSKVVKVEDYQLSIAKNMITGEETAIDIPKSNVLIYYTEDGSKIALRPSGTEPKIKFYVSANTKLNSVSDFEVTEKALDSKIDSILKDMNLI from the coding sequence ATGATTCACATTGAGCCAAAAATTTTAGACAGAATAAACACTTGGTTAACCCCAACTTTTGATGAAGACACACAACAAATCATAAAAGAAAGTATAGCCAACAACCCTAAAGACATTCAAGAAAGTTTTTATAAAGACCTAGAATTTGGAACAGGTGGTATGCGTGGTATAATGGGCGTAGGCACCAACAGAATTAACAAATACACCTTAGGAAAAAGCACACAAGGTTTAAGTAATTATTTAAAAGAATCTTTCCCTGGTGAAAAACTTAAAACTGTTATTGCTTATGATTGCAGACACAACAGTAAAACATTAGCTAAAGTTGTTGCCGATGTTTTTTCTGCTAACGGTATTGAAGTGTATTTATTTGAAGATTTACGTCCTACCCCAGAGTTATCATTTGCTGTAAGACATTTAAATTGCCATTGTGGAATAGTGTTAACAGCTTCTCACAATCCACCAGAATATAATGGTTATAAAGTTTATTGGCAAGATGGCGGACAATTAGTTCCTCCTCATGATGCCGCAGTTATTGATACTATTAACAAATTAGATTATGCCGATATTAAATTTAAGGCTAACGATAGTTTAATTAACTATGTAAGTGACACAATAGATAACGTATTTATAGAGGCCTCTGTTAAAAACGGAAGCTTAGGCTTATCTCAAGAAGCAAAAGACAATTTAACTATTGTATTTACCTCGCTTCACGGAACTTCTATTACAGCAGTTCCAGAAACTTTAAAACGTGCTGGCTATAAAAATGTTCATATTGTAAAAGAGCAAGAAGTACCTAATGGCGATTTCCCTACCGTAGCTTCTCCAAACCCAGAAGAACCTGCAGCATTAAAAATGGCTTTAGAATTAGCCGATATAGTTAATGCCGACATTGTTATTGGAACAGACCCAGACTGCGACAGATTGGGAGTAGCGGTTAGAAATCGTAAAAACGAACTTGTACTTTTAAACGGTAATCAAACCATGGTTATGATGACCGATATTCTTTTAAAATTATGGAAAAATGAAGGCAAAATTACAGGTAAAGAATTTATAGCATCAACCATTGTATCTACCCCAATGTTAAGCAAAATGGCGAAAGCCTACGGTGTAGAAAGCAAAATAGTTTTAACAGGCTTTAAATGGATAGCTAAGTTAATTAAAGATTACCCAGAATTAAACTTTATTGGTGGTGGCGAAGAAAGCTTTGGATTTATGGTTGGCGATTTTGTTAGAGACAAAGATGCCGTAACCTCTACCCTTTTAGCCATAGAAATTGCTGCCAACGCAAAAGCCAACGGAAGCTCTGTCTATGAAGAACTTATAAAACTTTATGTAGAACATGGTTTCTACAAAGAAAAATTAGTATCATTAACTAAAAAAGGAATTGAAGGTGCCCAGGAAATTAAACAAATGATGATTGATGCTAGAAAAAATCCTTTAACCCAAGTTAACGGATCTAAAGTTGTAAAAGTTGAAGACTATCAATTATCAATTGCTAAAAATATGATTACTGGCGAAGAAACAGCAATAGATATTCCAAAATCTAACGTATTAATTTATTACACAGAAGATGGAAGCAAAATAGCGCTTAGACCTAGTGGAACAGAGCCAAAAATAAAATTTTATGTTAGTGCAAATACCAAACTAAATTCAGTTTCTGATTTTGAAGTAACCGAAAAAGCACTGGACTCTAAAATTGATTCCATACTTAAAGACATGAATCTCATTTAA
- a CDS encoding DUF4199 domain-containing protein, protein MEKSFKSIAKEYGLYLGAALTLWTVIAYVINLELLVNFWMNLLIIPVAIIAFGVVSTAKSKGILGGYMSFKEAFTSYFITVAIGIVISFVVSFILFNVIDPEAANTLKEITTEKTISMMENFGAPAEKIAEQVEAIENQNIFSLKTQLLQIAQSLVFFTIIGLIVALIMKKNKPETE, encoded by the coding sequence ATGGAAAAATCTTTTAAATCTATAGCTAAAGAATATGGATTATATTTAGGAGCGGCTTTAACTCTATGGACTGTGATTGCTTATGTCATAAACCTAGAATTATTGGTTAATTTCTGGATGAATCTGTTAATTATTCCTGTAGCAATTATTGCTTTTGGAGTGGTATCAACAGCTAAGTCAAAAGGAATCTTAGGAGGTTACATGAGTTTTAAAGAGGCTTTTACTTCTTATTTTATTACGGTAGCTATAGGAATTGTAATCAGTTTTGTGGTAAGTTTCATACTATTCAATGTTATAGACCCAGAGGCAGCCAATACCTTAAAAGAAATTACGACTGAAAAAACCATATCTATGATGGAAAATTTTGGTGCACCAGCTGAAAAAATAGCAGAACAAGTTGAAGCTATAGAAAATCAGAACATATTTTCATTAAAAACTCAATTATTACAAATTGCTCAGAGCTTAGTCTTTTTCACAATAATTGGCTTAATAGTTGCTCTAATAATGAAGAAAAATAAACCCGAGACAGAATAA
- a CDS encoding GNAT family N-acetyltransferase: protein MVDVAELVDNDFLRQFEIKVDDHLAKIEYSLQERKIFLTKLIIPEEIKDENFSKEFISAVFEQIRERNLSVVPTSPEIAKFVRSNRKYKRMLPVGVRI from the coding sequence ATGGTTGATGTTGCTGAACTAGTAGATAATGATTTTTTACGCCAATTTGAAATTAAAGTTGATGATCATTTAGCAAAAATTGAATATTCACTTCAAGAGCGTAAAATCTTTTTAACGAAGCTTATCATTCCAGAGGAAATTAAAGACGAAAATTTTAGCAAAGAGTTTATTTCAGCTGTTTTTGAACAAATTAGAGAACGTAATTTAAGTGTGGTACCTACAAGTCCCGAAATTGCAAAATTTGTTAGAAGCAACAGAAAGTACAAACGTATGCTACCTGTTGGAGTGAGAATTTAA
- a CDS encoding glycosyltransferase family 2 protein translates to MNISVVIPLLNEQESLKELHDWIANVMQSNHFSYEIIFIDDGSTDNSWQTIKKLASENKAVKGIRFLKNFGKSQALHAGFDKAVGNVVITMDADLQDSPEEIPELYNMIVNDDYDLVSGWKKKRYDSVITKNLPSKLFNWAARKTSGVKLHDFNCGLKAYKLDVVKNIDVNGEMHRYIPVLSKNAGFTKIGEKVVQHQARKYGVTKFGMDRFIHGFLDLITIWFLSRFGKRPMHLFGALGVIMFIIGFGFAFYLGIDKLFLNPTGRLITQRPQFFIALTTMIIGTQFFVAGFLGEIILRSKQGKKRYTVKDNLNL, encoded by the coding sequence ATGAACATATCTGTAGTTATACCACTACTTAACGAACAAGAGTCTTTAAAAGAATTACATGATTGGATTGCCAATGTTATGCAATCCAATCATTTTTCTTATGAAATTATTTTTATAGATGATGGTAGTACGGATAATTCTTGGCAAACTATTAAAAAACTTGCTTCTGAAAACAAAGCTGTAAAAGGGATTAGATTTTTAAAAAACTTTGGAAAATCTCAAGCTTTACATGCTGGTTTTGATAAAGCTGTAGGTAATGTTGTTATTACTATGGATGCCGATTTGCAGGATAGCCCCGAAGAAATTCCAGAACTATATAATATGATTGTTAATGATGATTATGATTTAGTTTCTGGATGGAAAAAAAAGCGATACGACTCTGTAATTACAAAAAACTTACCCTCTAAATTATTTAACTGGGCTGCAAGAAAAACCTCTGGTGTTAAACTACATGATTTTAACTGTGGTTTAAAAGCATATAAACTTGATGTTGTAAAAAACATTGATGTTAATGGTGAAATGCACCGTTACATTCCTGTACTTTCAAAAAATGCTGGATTCACAAAAATTGGTGAAAAAGTTGTTCAGCATCAAGCTAGAAAATATGGTGTTACCAAATTTGGTATGGATCGCTTTATTCATGGTTTTTTAGATTTAATAACCATTTGGTTCTTATCGCGTTTTGGTAAACGCCCCATGCATCTATTTGGTGCTTTAGGTGTTATTATGTTTATAATTGGTTTTGGTTTTGCCTTTTATTTAGGCATAGACAAATTATTTTTAAACCCAACAGGAAGACTCATAACCCAGCGTCCGCAATTTTTTATTGCCCTAACCACAATGATTATTGGTACACAGTTTTTTGTTGCTGGCTTTTTAGGCGAAATTATTTTACGCTCCAAACAAGGCAAAAAACGATATACTGTTAAAGATAATTTGAATTTATAG
- a CDS encoding ABC transporter ATP-binding protein, with amino-acid sequence MNNFFNILRYAKPYKRFAIGHIISNVFFALFGTLSFVALKPMLDVIFEKNIDPCTGEPIISNPTKPIYTGIWEIGDFFGDLIAYEMHVFTGGDKSKALIFVIFLIVIAFLLKNISGYLANYFMVFLRNGVIRDIRNTVYKKILDLPLSYFSEKRKGDIMSRVTGDVNDLQYSMLPVLELIVREPLTIIFSLVAMLIISTKLTLFVFIFIPIVGFTISKIGKSLKRKSDRVQKEQGLFLSTLEETLGGLRIIKGFNVEKIFNNKFKDSTQRFYNFSNKLLIRQSLASPTSEFLGICMIAVILWYGGNLILSDDSDSFLTGSKFLVYIGLAYNILTPAKAFSRGLVNVKKGGSAAERIQEILDGDTPLKDKPNAITKTDFNSQIEFKNISFKYDDEYVLKDFSLTIPKGKTVALVGQSGSGKSTLANLITRFYDVNKGSILIDGEDIKNLTMASLRKQLGIVTQDAILFNDSIKNNLKLGKEDATDEEIINALKVANAWEFVKELPNTIETNIGDSGNKLSGGQKQRLSIARAVLKSPPIMVLDEATSALDTESERLVQVALENMMKNRTSIVIAHRLSTIQNADEIVVLNKGEIVEQGKHNQLIAKNGTYKKLVDMQSLD; translated from the coding sequence ATGAATAACTTTTTTAATATATTAAGGTACGCCAAACCTTATAAACGTTTTGCAATAGGACACATTATTTCTAATGTGTTTTTTGCTTTATTTGGTACCCTTTCGTTTGTAGCACTAAAGCCTATGCTTGATGTTATTTTCGAAAAAAACATAGATCCTTGCACCGGAGAACCTATCATTTCTAATCCAACAAAACCTATTTACACAGGTATATGGGAAATAGGAGACTTTTTTGGAGACTTAATAGCCTACGAAATGCATGTTTTTACCGGAGGAGATAAATCTAAAGCATTAATTTTTGTTATATTCTTAATTGTAATAGCCTTTTTACTCAAAAATATTTCTGGTTATTTAGCCAACTATTTTATGGTGTTTTTAAGAAATGGTGTCATAAGAGATATAAGAAACACTGTTTACAAAAAGATATTAGATTTACCCTTATCATATTTTTCTGAAAAAAGAAAAGGCGATATTATGTCTCGTGTAACTGGCGATGTTAATGACCTACAATATTCAATGCTACCCGTTCTTGAACTTATTGTTAGAGAACCTTTAACCATAATTTTCTCTTTAGTAGCTATGCTAATTATAAGTACAAAACTTACTTTGTTTGTATTTATTTTTATCCCTATTGTAGGATTTACTATTTCAAAAATTGGTAAAAGTTTAAAACGAAAATCAGATCGTGTTCAAAAAGAGCAAGGTCTTTTCTTATCTACTTTAGAAGAAACCTTAGGTGGCCTAAGAATCATTAAAGGATTTAATGTTGAAAAAATTTTTAACAACAAATTTAAAGACTCAACTCAACGATTTTATAATTTTTCTAATAAACTTTTAATTCGTCAAAGTTTAGCTTCTCCAACAAGCGAGTTTTTGGGTATTTGCATGATTGCAGTCATTTTGTGGTACGGTGGTAATCTTATTTTAAGTGACGATTCTGACTCTTTTTTAACAGGAAGTAAATTTCTGGTTTATATTGGTTTAGCATATAACATACTTACACCAGCTAAAGCATTTTCAAGAGGGTTAGTTAATGTTAAAAAAGGAGGATCTGCTGCAGAACGTATTCAAGAAATTCTTGACGGAGATACTCCTTTAAAAGACAAACCTAATGCCATAACAAAAACAGATTTTAACTCTCAAATTGAGTTTAAAAATATATCGTTTAAATACGATGATGAATATGTTTTAAAAGATTTTTCTTTAACTATTCCTAAAGGAAAAACTGTAGCATTAGTAGGACAATCGGGAAGCGGAAAATCTACATTAGCAAACTTAATAACAAGGTTTTACGATGTAAATAAAGGCAGCATTTTAATTGATGGCGAAGACATTAAAAACCTAACTATGGCTTCATTACGGAAACAGTTAGGTATTGTTACACAAGATGCTATTTTGTTTAACGACAGTATAAAAAACAACCTAAAATTAGGAAAAGAAGATGCTACCGATGAAGAAATAATTAATGCTCTTAAAGTAGCTAACGCCTGGGAGTTTGTAAAAGAGTTACCAAATACTATTGAAACAAATATTGGCGACTCTGGCAACAAATTATCTGGAGGTCAAAAACAAAGACTAAGCATTGCGCGAGCTGTACTTAAAAGTCCTCCTATCATGGTTTTAGACGAGGCTACTTCTGCCCTAGACACAGAAAGTGAACGCTTAGTTCAGGTAGCACTAGAAAACATGATGAAAAATAGAACATCTATTGTTATTGCACACCGCCTATCAACTATTCAAAATGCCGATGAAATTGTTGTTTTAAACAAAGGTGAAATAGTAGAACAAGGAAAACATAACCAACTAATTGCCAAAAATGGTACCTATAAAAAACTAGTTGACATGCAAAGCTTAGATTAA
- a CDS encoding ABC transporter substrate-binding protein has translation MIKRITNLLTNYLSISCTVIFFVSCRNNNNISRDHLVFRYNEYANINTLDPAFSRTLQDNSINNQLYNGLVQLDDALNIKPCIAKSWSISDDATTYTFILRNDVYFHKHPLFGKDSTRTVIAKDFEYSLNRLRDKKIAAPGSWVLNKVKGFKAINDTIFKIELKQPFPAFIGLLTMKYCSVVPKEIVEHYGIDFRANPIGTGPFKFKRWEENIKLVLRKNELYFEKDSLGNQLPYLEAIALTFLPDKQSEFLQFAQGNIDFISGLDASYKDELLTADGKLRDKYANSVNMIRGPYLNTEYLGFYLDSKTPEIQSKLIRKAINYGFNRKKMMLYLNNGVGNPANGGFIPIGLAGYNPSNGYTYNPKKAKQLIDQFKEESGIKNPEITLVTTSNYLSFCEFIQRELEKAGLTINVDVMPEASLRSARSNGKVDMFRSSWIADYLDAENYLSIFYSKNFAPNGSNYFHFNNKTVDSLYNKAFTITNIDERKQLYKTIDSIAMDHAIMVPLYYDEVIRFTRKNIKGLGINPINLLDLRRVSKH, from the coding sequence ATGATAAAACGTATTACAAACCTATTAACAAACTACTTATCAATTAGTTGCACAGTAATCTTTTTTGTTTCTTGCAGAAATAACAACAACATTAGTAGAGACCATTTAGTTTTTAGGTATAATGAATACGCTAACATTAATACTTTAGACCCTGCTTTTTCAAGAACACTGCAAGACAACTCTATAAACAACCAACTATACAATGGTTTAGTGCAATTAGACGATGCTTTGAACATAAAGCCTTGTATTGCAAAATCTTGGTCTATTTCTGATGATGCTACTACTTACACCTTTATTTTACGTAACGATGTTTATTTTCACAAGCACCCACTTTTTGGTAAAGACTCTACTAGAACCGTTATTGCAAAAGATTTTGAATATAGTTTAAACCGGTTAAGAGATAAAAAAATAGCAGCTCCAGGAAGTTGGGTTTTAAACAAAGTAAAAGGCTTTAAAGCTATAAACGATACTATTTTTAAAATTGAATTAAAACAACCTTTTCCTGCTTTTATTGGTTTACTTACTATGAAATATTGCTCTGTAGTACCCAAAGAAATTGTTGAGCATTACGGCATTGATTTTAGAGCAAACCCAATTGGCACAGGGCCTTTTAAATTTAAAAGATGGGAAGAAAACATTAAACTAGTTCTTAGAAAAAATGAGCTTTATTTTGAAAAAGATTCATTAGGAAACCAATTACCTTATTTAGAAGCCATTGCCCTAACTTTTCTACCTGACAAACAGAGTGAATTTTTACAATTTGCACAAGGTAATATAGATTTTATTTCTGGTTTAGATGCTTCTTATAAAGACGAACTTTTAACAGCTGATGGGAAACTTAGAGATAAATATGCTAATAGTGTAAATATGATTAGAGGTCCTTACTTAAACACCGAATATCTTGGGTTTTACTTAGATTCAAAAACTCCCGAAATACAATCTAAGCTTATTAGAAAAGCCATTAATTACGGTTTTAACCGAAAAAAAATGATGCTTTATTTAAACAATGGTGTTGGTAATCCTGCTAATGGAGGATTTATTCCTATTGGGTTAGCGGGCTACAACCCCTCTAACGGCTATACTTACAACCCAAAAAAAGCAAAACAACTTATTGACCAATTTAAAGAAGAAAGTGGCATAAAAAACCCAGAAATCACATTGGTAACCACTAGTAATTATTTAAGTTTTTGTGAGTTTATACAAAGAGAATTAGAAAAAGCAGGATTAACCATTAATGTTGATGTGATGCCCGAAGCTTCTTTACGAAGTGCCCGCTCTAACGGAAAAGTTGATATGTTTAGAAGTTCTTGGATTGCCGATTATTTAGATGCCGAAAACTACCTTTCTATTTTTTACAGCAAAAATTTTGCTCCTAATGGTTCTAATTACTTTCATTTTAACAATAAAACGGTTGATAGCTTATATAACAAAGCCTTTACTATTACTAATATTGATGAGCGTAAACAGCTATACAAAACTATAGATTCTATAGCCATGGACCACGCTATTATGGTGCCTTTATACTATGACGAAGTAATACGTTTTACCAGAAAAAACATAAAAGGTTTAGGTATAAACCCTATTAATTTATTGGATTTAAGACGGGTTAGCAAACATTAA
- a CDS encoding RNA polymerase sigma factor, with amino-acid sequence MQNEEELLKQLQSSTHKEQAFRALITQYKERLYWHIRNIVKSHDDTDDVLQNTFIKVYKNINNFKGDSKLYSWMYRIATNESITFINKNAKRLQISNEEAQQLAINNLKSDTYFEGDEIQLKLQEAIATLPEKQQLVFNMKYFQDLKYKEISEILETSEGALKASYHIAVKKIETYLTKD; translated from the coding sequence GTGCAAAACGAAGAAGAATTATTAAAACAACTACAATCTAGCACCCATAAAGAACAAGCTTTTAGAGCGTTAATAACGCAGTATAAAGAGCGTCTTTATTGGCATATCCGTAATATTGTTAAGTCTCATGATGATACTGACGATGTATTACAAAACACCTTTATTAAAGTTTATAAAAATATTAATAACTTTAAGGGAGATAGCAAGTTATACTCTTGGATGTACAGAATAGCAACTAACGAGTCTATTACATTTATTAATAAAAATGCTAAAAGATTACAAATTAGTAATGAGGAGGCTCAACAACTAGCAATAAATAATTTAAAATCAGATACTTATTTTGAAGGTGATGAGATTCAATTAAAATTGCAAGAAGCCATAGCCACACTACCAGAAAAGCAGCAATTAGTTTTTAATATGAAATATTTTCAAGACTTAAAATACAAGGAAATATCAGAGATTTTAGAAACTTCCGAAGGCGCTTTAAAAGCATCTTATCACATTGCAGTAAAAAAAATTGAAACCTATTTAACTAAAGATTAA
- the mtaB gene encoding tRNA (N(6)-L-threonylcarbamoyladenosine(37)-C(2))-methylthiotransferase MtaB produces the protein MNNKKVAFYTLGCKLNFSETSTIARSFVNEGFDRVDFSEKADIYVINTCSVTENADKRFKTIVKQAQKANDKAFIAAVGCYAQLKPKELADVNGVDLVLGATEKFKITDYLNDLTKNDFGEVHSCEIEEADFYVGSYSIGDRTRAFLKVQDGCDYKCTYCTIPLARGISRSDTMENVLKNAREISSKNIKEIVLTGVNIGDYGKGEFGNKKHEHTFLDLVTELDKVEGIERLRISSIEPNLLKNETIDLVSKSRAFVPHFHVPLQSGSNEILKKMKRRYMRELYVDRVAKIKEVMPHACIGVDVIVGFPGETDEHFLETYNFLNALDISYLHVFTYSERDNTEAAKMDGVVPSNVRSKRSKMLRGLSVKKRRAFYESQIGSKRTVLFESENKEGYIHGFTENYVKVKAPWNPELVNTLHEVELTKIDDDGLVRFEFINTLALDK, from the coding sequence GTGAATAACAAAAAGGTAGCATTTTATACTTTAGGCTGTAAGTTGAATTTTTCTGAAACCTCTACCATTGCCAGAAGTTTTGTAAACGAAGGTTTTGATAGGGTAGATTTTTCTGAAAAAGCCGATATATATGTAATTAACACATGCTCGGTAACTGAGAATGCCGATAAACGATTTAAAACCATTGTAAAGCAAGCACAAAAAGCTAATGATAAAGCTTTTATTGCAGCGGTTGGGTGTTACGCACAATTAAAACCAAAAGAGTTAGCAGATGTTAATGGTGTAGATTTGGTTTTAGGTGCAACCGAAAAATTTAAGATAACAGATTATTTAAATGATCTTACTAAAAACGATTTTGGGGAGGTACATTCATGTGAAATTGAAGAAGCCGATTTTTATGTTGGGTCTTACTCAATAGGAGACAGAACCCGTGCTTTTTTAAAAGTGCAAGATGGTTGTGATTATAAGTGTACCTATTGTACCATTCCGTTAGCGCGAGGTATCTCTAGGAGTGATACCATGGAAAACGTGCTAAAAAACGCCAGGGAAATTTCATCAAAAAATATTAAAGAAATTGTGCTAACAGGCGTTAATATTGGCGATTATGGTAAAGGTGAATTTGGAAATAAAAAGCACGAACATACCTTTTTAGATTTAGTAACAGAGTTAGATAAGGTTGAAGGTATAGAGCGCCTTAGAATTTCTTCTATAGAACCCAATTTACTAAAAAATGAAACCATAGACTTAGTATCTAAGTCTAGAGCATTTGTACCGCATTTTCATGTGCCATTACAAAGCGGAAGCAATGAAATTCTTAAAAAAATGAAGCGCAGATACATGCGTGAATTGTATGTAGATAGGGTTGCTAAAATAAAAGAAGTTATGCCACACGCCTGTATTGGTGTAGATGTTATTGTTGGTTTTCCTGGTGAAACTGATGAGCATTTTTTAGAAACATACAACTTTCTGAATGCGCTAGATATTTCATATTTACATGTGTTCACTTATTCAGAAAGAGATAATACCGAGGCTGCTAAAATGGATGGCGTAGTACCAAGTAATGTACGTAGTAAACGTAGTAAAATGTTGAGAGGCTTGTCGGTTAAAAAACGTCGTGCATTTTATGAAAGTCAAATAGGAAGCAAAAGAACCGTATTGTTTGAAAGTGAAAACAAGGAAGGTTACATTCACGGATTTACTGAAAATTACGTTAAGGTAAAAGCGCCTTGGAATCCAGAGTTAGTTAATACCCTTCATGAAGTTGAATTAACTAAAATTGATGACGACGGATTAGTACGTTTTGAGTTTATAAATACTTTAGCTTTAGATAAATAG
- a CDS encoding GlmU family protein has product MNYILFDGPYRNNLLPFTYTRPVADIRIGILTIREKWETYLDTTTTTITEDYLSDKFPMVEMETNIMINASYLPNLELVEMVKGLKENQAIFKGEDVIAFYAKEGEEAINFDTYQALEFEDDCLKIENTWDIFSKNSEAIQEDFNLITKDRTSQPIPETTVAFHSENIFIEPGAKLPLCSLNAEKGPIYIGKNTEIMEGAMIRGPFALCENAIVKMGAKIYGSTTIGPHSKIGGEVDNAVIFGYSSKGHDGFLGNSVLGEWCNLGADTNTSNLKNNYAEVRLWDYQTESFMKTGKQFCGLLMGDHSKAGINTMFNTGTVVGVSANVFGSGFPRNFIPSFSWGGSAGFTTYLTKKVFEVAKVVMARRNEEFTEQDKQILEHVFQETKKYRRD; this is encoded by the coding sequence ATGAATTATATCCTTTTTGATGGCCCCTATCGGAATAATTTATTACCATTTACTTATACAAGACCTGTAGCCGATATTAGAATAGGTATTTTAACCATTAGAGAAAAATGGGAAACTTATCTAGACACCACCACAACCACAATAACAGAAGATTATTTATCAGATAAATTTCCAATGGTTGAAATGGAAACTAATATAATGATAAATGCATCATACCTTCCTAATCTAGAATTAGTTGAAATGGTGAAGGGTTTAAAAGAAAATCAAGCTATTTTTAAAGGAGAAGATGTTATAGCTTTTTATGCAAAAGAAGGTGAAGAAGCTATCAATTTTGATACCTACCAAGCATTAGAATTTGAAGATGATTGTTTAAAGATTGAAAATACTTGGGACATTTTTTCTAAAAATAGCGAAGCCATTCAAGAAGATTTTAATTTAATTACTAAAGACAGAACGTCTCAACCCATACCAGAAACTACAGTAGCCTTTCATTCAGAAAATATTTTTATAGAACCTGGGGCTAAACTACCATTGTGTTCTTTAAATGCCGAAAAAGGACCAATTTATATAGGAAAAAATACAGAGATTATGGAAGGTGCCATGATAAGAGGCCCTTTTGCTTTGTGTGAAAATGCTATTGTAAAAATGGGAGCAAAAATTTACGGTTCTACAACCATTGGTCCGCATAGTAAAATTGGAGGTGAGGTAGATAATGCAGTTATTTTTGGTTACTCCAGTAAAGGACATGACGGGTTTTTAGGAAATTCCGTTTTAGGAGAATGGTGCAATTTAGGGGCAGATACCAATACATCTAATTTAAAAAATAATTATGCCGAAGTTAGATTGTGGGACTACCAAACAGAAAGTTTTATGAAAACCGGTAAACAATTCTGTGGCCTATTAATGGGAGATCATAGTAAAGCAGGTATCAACACTATGTTTAACACTGGTACGGTGGTTGGTGTTAGTGCCAATGTGTTTGGTAGCGGTTTCCCAAGAAATTTTATTCCAAGTTTTAGTTGGGGCGGTAGTGCTGGTTTTACAACATATTTAACAAAAAAAGTATTTGAAGTAGCCAAAGTGGTAATGGCAAGACGTAATGAAGAATTTACAGAACAAGACAAACAAATATTAGAACACGTTTTTCAAGAAACAAAAAAATACCGAAGAGATTAG